From the Maioricimonas rarisocia genome, one window contains:
- a CDS encoding carbohydrate porin — MKPSLIVTSLCVAASLGGASSQKTFAQADATAAPNAVWSQPVESCVDESDLISVGHWTSRQDAACDASDAGCDGSLPGHATSDDLWTRSHLGGDWGGLRSAMAGHGIIADISLTQFYQGVVNGGGERDFEYGGKLDYIFMLQGKQLGLNEGFMATIHAETRYGNDVILDAAGLAPVNAAMLYPEFDDTTAITGLQIMQAFSEEWAVTFGKFNAFDFINMVYPQTGRGVDGFMNVSTFLPMTVIRTVPLSFLGAGVVKLNDKRIQGSLLVYDNNNIPTTSGFDDLFDNGASLLGMYRVFTDIGGRPGSHGVLATWSSGTYTSLDRTGWTFVPTVGVVPDQDTGTWSVAYIMEQQLWADPGNAERNIGLISQWGLADPRTTPFDWSANIGLQGQGLIEHRPNDTAGLAWFYSGVSDDLKDLTSPLLPLQDVHGLEVYYNAAITPWFHLTADLQYVEPGLTRRNEAVIFGLRGKLDL; from the coding sequence ATGAAACCCTCACTGATCGTGACGAGTCTGTGTGTTGCTGCTTCGCTGGGTGGAGCATCTTCACAGAAGACGTTCGCTCAGGCGGACGCGACCGCTGCGCCGAATGCCGTCTGGTCTCAGCCGGTCGAATCCTGCGTCGACGAAAGTGATCTGATCTCCGTCGGTCACTGGACATCGCGCCAGGATGCAGCCTGCGATGCCTCCGACGCCGGATGTGACGGGAGCCTTCCGGGGCACGCCACCTCCGACGATCTCTGGACACGCTCTCACCTCGGCGGAGACTGGGGGGGCCTGCGTTCCGCGATGGCCGGTCACGGCATCATCGCTGATATCTCGCTCACGCAGTTCTATCAGGGAGTGGTCAACGGCGGCGGCGAACGGGACTTTGAGTACGGAGGAAAACTCGACTACATCTTCATGCTGCAGGGGAAGCAGCTCGGCCTGAACGAAGGCTTCATGGCGACGATTCATGCCGAGACCCGGTACGGGAACGACGTCATCCTCGATGCCGCCGGATTGGCACCGGTCAATGCCGCCATGCTGTATCCCGAGTTCGACGACACCACGGCCATTACCGGCCTGCAGATCATGCAGGCGTTCAGTGAAGAGTGGGCTGTCACGTTCGGCAAGTTCAATGCCTTCGACTTCATCAACATGGTCTACCCGCAGACGGGGCGGGGCGTCGACGGCTTCATGAATGTCTCCACATTCCTGCCGATGACGGTCATCCGGACGGTTCCGCTTTCATTCCTGGGGGCCGGAGTCGTGAAACTCAACGACAAACGGATTCAGGGCTCGCTGTTGGTCTACGACAACAACAACATCCCCACGACCAGCGGCTTCGACGACCTGTTCGACAACGGTGCCAGCCTCCTCGGAATGTACCGCGTCTTTACGGATATCGGCGGCCGGCCGGGATCGCACGGAGTGCTGGCGACCTGGTCCAGCGGAACGTACACGTCGCTGGACCGGACCGGATGGACATTCGTCCCGACCGTCGGCGTCGTGCCCGATCAGGACACAGGGACGTGGTCGGTCGCCTACATCATGGAACAGCAGTTGTGGGCCGACCCGGGCAATGCGGAGCGGAACATCGGACTCATCAGTCAGTGGGGACTGGCCGACCCGCGGACCACGCCCTTCGACTGGAGTGCCAACATCGGGCTGCAGGGACAGGGCCTGATCGAACATCGTCCGAACGATACCGCCGGGCTGGCATGGTTCTACAGCGGCGTCAGCGACGATCTGAAGGACCTGACTTCGCCGTTGCTTCCGCTGCAGGATGTCCACGGGCTGGAGGTCTACTACAACGCCGCTATCACGCCCTGGTTCCACCTGACCGCTGACCTGCAGTACGTCGAGCCGGGACTCACACGGCGCAATGAGGCCGTCATCTTCGGCCTTCGCGGCAAACTGGATCTCTGA
- a CDS encoding type IV pilus twitching motility protein PilT — MATAVSEPNIRVTEGPEPEINKLFRLQIKHNASDLHLQAGKPAMLRIKGTIRELNMPPLTDQQLWAMFQEAMDDRNKRIMDENGGCDFAHIVNYEGHNWRFRVNLFRQLSLPGMVARKIEQFIPPFEKLNLPPIMEELCKFDQGMVLLAGVTGSGKSTTIASMLDWVNHNYRKHILTIEDPIEFVFSGDKCLINQREIGMDVKDFHIAMKHAVREDPDIMLVGEMRDQETFETAIHAAETGHLVFGTIHASSAPGTINRILDLFPQDMHKAIRSSMGLNMRAIVGQKLLKTVVDEPSRVPIVEIMRFNPTVRKLVLEEEDEKLPAAIRIGKDEGMQLFNDSLYSFLTREMVSRADAFEISPNVEELKMMLKGIEVKGPAIL, encoded by the coding sequence ATGGCCACAGCCGTTTCTGAGCCAAATATCCGCGTTACGGAAGGTCCCGAACCGGAAATCAACAAGCTCTTTCGCCTCCAGATCAAGCATAACGCCTCCGACCTGCACCTTCAGGCGGGCAAGCCGGCGATGCTGCGAATCAAGGGAACCATCCGTGAACTGAATATGCCCCCCCTGACCGACCAGCAGCTGTGGGCGATGTTCCAGGAGGCGATGGACGACCGGAACAAGCGGATCATGGACGAGAACGGCGGCTGCGACTTCGCCCACATCGTCAACTACGAAGGTCACAACTGGCGGTTCCGCGTCAACCTGTTCCGGCAGCTCAGCCTGCCCGGCATGGTCGCTCGTAAAATCGAACAGTTCATCCCGCCCTTCGAGAAGCTCAACCTGCCTCCGATCATGGAGGAGTTGTGCAAGTTCGACCAGGGCATGGTGCTGCTCGCCGGTGTGACCGGTTCCGGTAAGAGTACGACGATCGCGTCGATGCTCGACTGGGTGAACCACAACTACCGCAAGCACATCCTGACGATCGAAGACCCGATCGAATTCGTGTTTTCAGGCGATAAGTGCCTGATCAATCAGCGCGAGATCGGCATGGACGTCAAGGACTTTCACATCGCCATGAAGCATGCCGTCCGTGAAGATCCGGACATCATGCTCGTGGGCGAAATGCGTGACCAGGAAACATTCGAAACGGCCATCCACGCTGCCGAAACCGGTCACCTGGTGTTCGGAACCATCCACGCGTCCAGTGCTCCGGGAACGATCAACCGTATTCTCGACCTGTTTCCCCAGGACATGCACAAGGCGATCCGCAGCAGTATGGGCCTGAACATGCGGGCGATTGTCGGGCAGAAACTGCTCAAGACGGTCGTCGACGAGCCCTCCCGGGTGCCGATCGTCGAGATCATGCGGTTCAATCCGACCGTCCGCAAACTCGTGCTCGAAGAAGAGGACGAGAAGCTGCCGGCCGCTATCCGGATCGGAAAGGACGAAGGGATGCAGCTGTTCAACGATTCGCTGTACAGCTTCCTGACCCGCGAAATGGTCAGCCGGGCCGACGCCTTCGAGATCTCTCCCAACGTCGAAGAACTGAAGATGATGCTCAAGGGTATCGAAGTGAAGGGGCCGGCAATTCTGTAG
- a CDS encoding cupin: MAASEPKVEAQVLQGDGAFPNNPHLPLLVYRRAIDPGGPSAAGEFEEAYERNGWTGSWRNGVFAFHHFHSTAHEVLGIAAGSAKIQFGGPEGPIIEVNAGDMAILPAGTSHKRVDASDDLLVVGAYPQGQSDYDMLRGNPDETPEARERIAAVSLPEADPLFGPDGPLLEHWQKSANA, encoded by the coding sequence ATGGCGGCCAGCGAACCGAAGGTCGAAGCGCAGGTTCTGCAGGGGGATGGAGCGTTCCCCAACAATCCGCATCTTCCGCTGCTGGTCTACCGGCGAGCGATCGACCCGGGCGGTCCTTCCGCGGCCGGCGAATTCGAGGAGGCGTACGAGCGCAACGGGTGGACCGGCAGCTGGCGGAACGGCGTGTTCGCGTTTCACCACTTTCACAGCACGGCGCACGAGGTGCTCGGCATCGCCGCAGGCTCCGCAAAAATCCAGTTCGGCGGTCCGGAAGGCCCGATTATCGAGGTGAACGCGGGCGATATGGCCATCCTGCCGGCGGGCACCTCCCACAAACGGGTCGACGCGTCGGACGATCTGCTCGTCGTCGGTGCCTATCCCCAGGGGCAGTCGGACTACGACATGCTTCGGGGCAACCCCGACGAAACTCCCGAAGCCCGCGAGCGGATTGCAGCCGTTTCTCTGCCTGAGGCCGATCCCCTCTTTGGACCAGACGGCCCGCTGCTGGAGCACTGGCAGAAGTCGGCCAATGCGTGA
- a CDS encoding ATP-binding response regulator, with protein MTNLLILDACPESRHAIQQLLADEHGWCASVSAVADEALELVRQGPIDIVVADLKTIGEECGKFVRRARQASASMPLIVTSAPGCENLVVDALEAGAANYLPRHFVKDRLVQVVSSTLATSQLVRRRNKLLGTMDFSHTQFTIPNDLGMVGAIRDRLQSSMTLFGICDESEQIQVGIALDEALANAYYHGNLEVSSELKEQGDNLFEQTARERLSMAPYNRRRIFVEEYLTREEARFVIRDEGPGFDVSQLPDPRDVSNLDKRSGRGVMMMRYFMTEVSYGEKGNEVTLVKRRSEDPAESNIAECLA; from the coding sequence ATGACCAATCTGCTCATCCTCGACGCCTGTCCCGAGAGCCGCCACGCGATCCAACAGCTGCTGGCCGACGAGCACGGCTGGTGCGCTTCGGTCTCGGCCGTCGCGGATGAGGCTCTGGAGCTCGTCCGCCAGGGGCCGATCGACATCGTCGTCGCCGACCTGAAGACGATCGGGGAGGAATGCGGCAAGTTCGTCAGGCGGGCCCGTCAGGCGTCCGCATCGATGCCGCTGATCGTCACTTCTGCCCCGGGATGCGAGAACCTCGTCGTCGATGCGCTCGAAGCGGGGGCCGCGAATTATCTGCCGCGACACTTCGTCAAAGATCGACTGGTGCAGGTCGTTTCGTCGACGCTGGCGACGTCGCAGCTGGTCCGCCGCCGCAACAAGCTTCTGGGCACGATGGACTTCAGCCATACGCAGTTCACCATTCCCAACGACCTGGGGATGGTGGGCGCGATTCGCGACCGACTGCAATCGAGCATGACTCTGTTCGGGATCTGCGACGAGAGCGAACAGATCCAGGTCGGAATCGCACTCGACGAGGCCCTGGCCAACGCCTATTACCACGGCAACCTCGAGGTCAGCTCGGAACTGAAAGAGCAGGGGGACAATCTGTTCGAACAGACCGCCCGCGAACGACTCAGCATGGCTCCGTACAACCGCCGCCGGATCTTCGTCGAGGAGTACCTGACCCGGGAAGAAGCACGCTTCGTGATCCGGGACGAAGGCCCCGGGTTCGACGTCTCTCAGCTTCCCGATCCTCGGGACGTCTCGAACCTCGATAAACGCAGCGGCCGCGGCGTGATGATGATGCGGTACTTCATGACTGAAGTCAGCTACGGCGAGAAAGGGAACGAAGTCACACTCGTCAAACGACGCAGCGAAGATCCGGCTGAGTCGAACATCGCCGAGTGCCTGGCGTAG
- a CDS encoding serine/threonine-protein kinase, which yields MTVAELAQQLEATGLLSSAELTDARQRISSSATDSGESLAKQLVRDGKLTRFQAQLAYGGKAKSLVLGSYVVLDKLGEGGMGQVYKARHRHMKREVAIKLLARQHVKSKMARQRFLREVEAAARLTHPNIVAAFDASEHRGTYFLVMEYVQGQDLKSLVETSGPLQPTQAVKCLLQAARGLAFAHSQNVVHRDIKPSNLLLDEEGTVKVLDMGLARFEDNVDEAGGLTGTGMVMGTVDYMAPEQGMDARTADQRADIYSLGCTLYYLLTGRAVFEEDTVLKRIMAHQTHPIPRLPVDDAVLQSLFERLLAKKVEDRVQTANELISELEQWQQQQSQGGSLPAVTPGRSETSSSLNLAEGAAGAPVAAKRKAKQAKPDAPYQQTVDMVDTGGGMTAETITSPTEEADLPLIVADDPVSNRLHRKSRPALAGSEGLLAGRRKTLFWSGGGGIILLGAMFFAFSGPDDSGEAPPDQQAAATTDAANDDALAKADISGDAPEWPDFEQHQQLSPLGSWSPAPLPPYTGGRPLKITGGHPLPGILEQQTTQHEAAPRWNVDTFWPRGRVTVARYSPDGKWLALGSDEGHVRLYDSATPTKCVLLPGLTQIIGDIAWHPDSRRIAVAKQGSVRVWDIDGNCLLEITQAIDSRTVDWIDDGSTLAIGSEFPDHQGNEFLTLFDEQGEKIGALPGDRDLGVLQGNIAWSPDSTQCAAIHTDGAVRVWQLSEGTSEVLTQLDPEAGKPLCSIAWSSADWIAVAAGKEILFFGPDRTLQQTMPFAGAAGLRWDRSGTRLVAGTSSLRVWDVTEGKRVAPTDVDWVPEFKDSGSSGWSIAHEWAPDGSHIVRAGGQLDVFDPELTQKLSASPRYLRRTHRTRWSPDGARLLTISWRGPARVWSATGQLLQKTATECTEGCWSSDSSRWYAVVPEGLVEMRTSGPAWTLTQKPYEAVAVSPDGMLLAGTVADSSKPRTIDILSAQGTIVRHISLPGEYTDVALDWSAASNRLLVDHGGEYHIIEPDQGWKVTSLPGSRGNANAFWTPDGTMITDPGYQILHTDGTVETTPLPYLAAWRPSGKEAMGAIGNISIYDRKGNALRQRDSNLAHFDPRMADWNPEQPLLGQHNYVSLVSAMHADSLEPYWTAVLLPDGRHVSFSAAGEILDGDAGAIEEWLVYYVATEENRVETLRPSEFFQRIGEPFDLTKPETPVEPTEVPMPDAEQAAASPNAFKVTLAPEEQRLRMRDPRLPRFQSDVKPRRPLGAFAAVPAPDPVNGVISWSIEPRQHRSSVRCIDVNRDGIIATGGSRDCAIRLWTPEGELLKVLTGHQSDVVSVQFSPNGKTLASVCPGPGDYIALWDVASGQLLRTIDVRNWHGRLRWSPQGDRLLHCGSDTLEVSDPRTGRQLAASEPIRLAPEAAWSPDGKQIFVASAQSGVGWVLEAATLTIERQLQVPTLVYGLDWSPDGRWIALANEKDATIWDTRSFAVRHRLEVPAFCVQFSRDGSRLAVGGKELVIYDTDDWSRVQESENWSGSHGGLSDVAWTPDDDRIFTTYYGLDVASGETIRLPFQRRFTQIALASSGDGKQIATGTQQQLKIWEAETGRLTASYPIVGGQHYPLMWQPGGNLLLRIDNRPESGNHQLTLIDARTGEIVHHFAGHPNSGHTAGCWAPDGSRFATIGEDGVCRLWDPQTGEKLQELVHDDALWYLTWSHDGKRIACGTVYSEIAVWDVEAERLLHTFDQLAANFNPPAGWNVLTAGAPFTFLRDTNELMIMHDQSFEVGNVRTGEIRSLGQKLAVDATGVERQGGNRLTLGFSPDFSHFGLYGGDQDYHLFEPGQKLGRALRWFVTPLWLDDSRRLVGGDDHYGYVRGYDLRTHRFLGTLLPQLPDGHWAVLGRDGSCTGSEGVEEHLVVVALLRDGSINTYSLDEFADRFRWKNDPDSVRFLGTGR from the coding sequence ATGACTGTCGCCGAGCTGGCCCAGCAGCTCGAAGCTACAGGGCTTCTCTCTTCCGCTGAACTCACCGACGCCCGCCAGCGGATCTCCTCCTCAGCCACCGATTCCGGGGAATCTCTCGCGAAACAGCTCGTTCGCGACGGGAAGCTGACCCGATTCCAGGCGCAGCTCGCCTACGGCGGAAAGGCGAAAAGCCTCGTGCTCGGCAGCTATGTCGTGCTCGACAAGCTCGGCGAAGGAGGCATGGGGCAGGTCTATAAGGCCCGGCACCGCCATATGAAGCGGGAGGTCGCGATCAAGCTGCTCGCCCGGCAGCACGTCAAAAGCAAGATGGCCCGGCAGCGGTTCCTCCGGGAAGTCGAAGCGGCCGCACGGCTGACGCATCCCAACATCGTCGCCGCCTTCGACGCGAGCGAACATCGCGGCACCTACTTTCTGGTGATGGAGTACGTGCAGGGGCAGGACCTCAAGTCCCTGGTCGAGACGTCCGGGCCGCTGCAGCCGACGCAGGCGGTCAAATGCCTGCTGCAGGCCGCGCGGGGACTGGCGTTCGCCCACAGCCAGAACGTCGTCCATCGCGACATCAAGCCGTCGAATCTGCTGCTCGACGAAGAAGGAACCGTCAAGGTTCTCGACATGGGGCTGGCCCGGTTCGAAGACAACGTCGACGAAGCGGGCGGTCTGACCGGCACCGGCATGGTGATGGGAACGGTCGACTACATGGCTCCCGAACAGGGGATGGACGCTCGCACCGCCGATCAGCGGGCCGACATCTACAGCCTGGGCTGCACGCTGTACTACCTGCTGACCGGCCGGGCGGTTTTCGAGGAAGACACGGTCCTCAAGCGGATCATGGCTCACCAGACGCATCCGATCCCGCGGCTGCCGGTCGATGACGCGGTGCTGCAGTCGCTGTTCGAGCGGTTGCTGGCCAAGAAGGTGGAAGACCGGGTTCAGACGGCCAACGAGCTCATCTCCGAGTTGGAACAATGGCAGCAGCAGCAGTCGCAGGGCGGTTCCCTGCCAGCAGTCACCCCGGGCCGCAGCGAAACCAGTTCGTCGCTGAATCTCGCAGAGGGAGCGGCCGGCGCCCCCGTCGCTGCAAAACGGAAGGCGAAGCAAGCGAAACCGGACGCCCCCTACCAGCAGACGGTCGACATGGTCGACACCGGCGGCGGCATGACGGCCGAGACGATCACGAGCCCGACCGAGGAAGCGGACCTCCCGCTGATCGTTGCCGACGATCCGGTCAGCAACCGTCTGCACCGGAAGTCACGACCGGCACTGGCCGGATCTGAGGGGCTGCTGGCGGGCCGTCGCAAGACGCTCTTCTGGAGCGGAGGCGGGGGCATCATTCTGCTGGGGGCGATGTTCTTCGCCTTTTCGGGGCCGGATGACAGCGGAGAAGCCCCGCCCGACCAGCAAGCGGCTGCGACAACGGACGCCGCTAACGACGACGCTCTCGCGAAGGCGGACATCTCGGGAGACGCACCTGAATGGCCGGATTTCGAGCAGCATCAGCAATTGTCTCCACTGGGGTCGTGGTCTCCCGCGCCGCTCCCTCCCTACACCGGGGGACGCCCGCTGAAAATCACCGGGGGACACCCGCTGCCGGGAATTCTCGAGCAGCAGACCACACAGCATGAAGCCGCACCGCGATGGAACGTCGACACGTTCTGGCCGCGGGGCCGCGTCACCGTCGCCCGCTACAGCCCCGACGGGAAGTGGCTGGCACTTGGTTCGGATGAGGGGCACGTGCGGCTGTACGACTCGGCCACGCCGACGAAATGCGTGCTCCTGCCGGGCCTGACGCAGATCATAGGCGACATCGCCTGGCATCCGGACAGTCGCCGGATCGCGGTCGCGAAGCAGGGATCGGTTCGCGTCTGGGACATCGACGGCAACTGCCTGCTGGAGATCACCCAGGCCATCGATTCGCGGACTGTGGACTGGATTGACGACGGGAGCACGCTGGCGATCGGTTCGGAGTTTCCTGACCACCAGGGAAACGAGTTTCTGACGCTGTTTGATGAGCAGGGGGAAAAGATCGGTGCCCTGCCGGGGGACCGTGATCTGGGAGTCTTGCAGGGCAATATTGCGTGGAGCCCCGACAGTACGCAGTGCGCGGCGATCCACACTGACGGGGCGGTGCGAGTCTGGCAGCTTTCAGAAGGAACCTCCGAGGTACTGACGCAGTTGGATCCTGAAGCGGGCAAGCCGCTCTGCAGCATCGCCTGGAGCAGTGCGGACTGGATTGCCGTCGCCGCAGGGAAAGAGATCCTGTTCTTCGGTCCCGACCGGACGCTGCAGCAGACGATGCCGTTTGCGGGGGCCGCCGGTCTGCGGTGGGACCGGTCCGGCACCCGGCTGGTCGCGGGGACGAGCAGCCTGCGGGTCTGGGATGTGACCGAAGGGAAACGCGTCGCACCAACGGATGTTGACTGGGTCCCGGAGTTCAAGGACTCAGGATCGTCCGGCTGGTCGATCGCCCACGAATGGGCGCCAGACGGCAGCCACATCGTGCGGGCCGGGGGACAGCTGGATGTGTTCGACCCGGAGCTGACACAGAAGCTGTCTGCATCCCCCCGATACCTGCGGCGCACTCATCGCACGCGATGGAGTCCGGACGGAGCGCGGCTGCTCACAATCTCATGGCGGGGCCCCGCCCGCGTCTGGAGCGCGACCGGCCAGCTGCTGCAGAAGACAGCAACCGAATGCACCGAGGGGTGCTGGTCATCCGACTCCAGCCGCTGGTATGCGGTCGTACCTGAAGGTCTGGTCGAAATGCGGACGTCCGGCCCCGCCTGGACGCTCACACAGAAGCCTTATGAAGCTGTTGCAGTCAGTCCGGACGGAATGCTGTTGGCCGGAACCGTCGCCGACAGCTCGAAGCCGCGGACAATCGACATCCTGTCCGCACAGGGAACCATCGTTCGCCACATATCGCTGCCGGGAGAATACACGGACGTCGCCCTGGACTGGTCGGCAGCATCGAACCGGCTTCTGGTCGACCACGGAGGGGAGTACCACATCATCGAACCGGACCAGGGCTGGAAGGTGACCAGCCTCCCGGGCTCCCGGGGGAATGCGAATGCGTTCTGGACGCCGGACGGGACCATGATCACCGATCCCGGCTATCAGATCCTTCATACCGACGGCACCGTCGAAACCACTCCGTTGCCCTACCTCGCTGCCTGGCGACCGAGCGGCAAGGAGGCGATGGGGGCTATTGGGAACATCTCGATCTACGATCGAAAAGGGAATGCGCTGCGGCAGCGGGATTCGAACCTCGCGCATTTTGACCCGCGGATGGCGGACTGGAACCCCGAGCAGCCGCTGCTGGGGCAGCACAACTATGTCAGCCTGGTATCCGCCATGCACGCCGACTCGCTCGAGCCGTACTGGACGGCGGTTCTGCTGCCGGACGGGCGGCACGTCAGCTTCTCGGCGGCGGGAGAGATCCTGGACGGGGATGCGGGCGCGATCGAGGAATGGCTCGTCTACTACGTCGCGACCGAAGAGAACCGCGTGGAGACGCTCAGACCGTCGGAGTTCTTCCAGCGAATCGGCGAGCCGTTCGATCTCACAAAGCCGGAGACTCCGGTCGAGCCGACGGAAGTCCCGATGCCGGATGCCGAGCAGGCGGCAGCTTCCCCAAATGCCTTCAAGGTGACGCTGGCTCCCGAGGAGCAGCGGTTGCGAATGCGCGATCCCCGTCTGCCCCGCTTCCAGAGTGACGTCAAACCCCGCCGTCCACTGGGGGCATTCGCCGCGGTTCCTGCTCCCGATCCGGTCAACGGTGTCATCAGCTGGTCGATCGAACCGCGGCAGCATCGATCCTCAGTGCGATGCATCGACGTCAACAGGGACGGCATCATCGCGACGGGAGGGTCGCGCGACTGCGCAATCCGCCTGTGGACCCCGGAGGGAGAACTGCTGAAGGTACTGACCGGGCATCAGTCGGACGTGGTCTCAGTGCAGTTCTCGCCGAACGGCAAGACGCTCGCTTCGGTCTGCCCCGGACCGGGGGACTACATCGCCCTGTGGGATGTCGCGAGCGGCCAACTGTTGCGGACGATCGACGTGAGGAACTGGCACGGCCGGCTCCGCTGGTCGCCGCAGGGTGACCGGCTGCTGCATTGCGGGAGCGATACTCTCGAAGTCTCCGATCCCCGCACCGGCAGGCAACTGGCCGCGAGCGAACCAATCAGGCTTGCCCCCGAAGCCGCCTGGTCGCCGGACGGAAAGCAGATCTTCGTCGCCAGCGCACAGAGTGGAGTGGGCTGGGTGCTGGAGGCGGCGACGCTGACGATCGAACGGCAACTGCAGGTCCCCACACTTGTCTATGGCCTGGACTGGTCGCCGGACGGTCGCTGGATCGCACTGGCGAACGAGAAGGATGCCACGATATGGGACACGCGTTCCTTCGCGGTGCGACACCGTCTGGAGGTCCCGGCGTTCTGCGTGCAGTTCTCACGTGACGGGAGCCGGCTGGCCGTGGGCGGGAAGGAGCTCGTGATCTACGACACCGACGACTGGAGCAGGGTTCAGGAGTCGGAAAACTGGAGTGGCTCGCATGGTGGCCTCAGCGACGTGGCCTGGACGCCGGACGACGACCGGATCTTCACGACGTATTACGGTCTTGACGTGGCGAGCGGAGAGACGATCCGCCTGCCTTTCCAGCGCCGGTTCACCCAGATCGCTCTGGCGTCCAGCGGCGACGGCAAACAGATCGCGACCGGCACCCAACAGCAACTGAAGATCTGGGAGGCGGAAACCGGTCGGCTGACCGCCTCGTACCCGATTGTCGGCGGACAGCATTACCCGCTGATGTGGCAGCCGGGCGGAAACCTGCTGCTGCGGATCGACAATCGCCCCGAAAGTGGCAACCACCAACTGACGCTGATCGACGCGCGGACCGGGGAGATCGTCCATCATTTCGCCGGGCACCCCAACAGCGGTCACACGGCAGGCTGCTGGGCGCCGGACGGCAGCCGATTCGCCACGATCGGCGAAGACGGTGTCTGCCGGCTCTGGGACCCGCAGACAGGAGAAAAGCTGCAGGAACTGGTCCACGACGATGCCCTGTGGTACCTCACCTGGTCGCACGACGGAAAGCGGATCGCCTGCGGCACCGTCTACAGCGAGATCGCCGTCTGGGATGTCGAGGCAGAGCGTCTGCTCCACACGTTCGACCAGCTGGCAGCCAATTTTAATCCGCCCGCGGGGTGGAACGTGCTGACGGCCGGGGCCCCCTTCACGTTTCTCCGTGACACGAACGAGTTGATGATCATGCATGATCAGAGCTTTGAAGTGGGAAACGTTCGAACCGGCGAGATCCGGTCGCTTGGCCAGAAGCTGGCGGTGGACGCAACCGGGGTCGAACGGCAGGGGGGCAACCGGCTCACGCTCGGCTTCTCGCCGGACTTCAGTCACTTCGGACTGTACGGTGGTGATCAGGATTACCACCTGTTCGAACCGGGCCAGAAACTGGGGCGGGCGCTGCGGTGGTTCGTCACACCGCTGTGGCTGGACGACTCGCGGCGGCTGGTCGGCGGAGACGATCATTACGGTTATGTACGGGGGTATGACCTGCGCACGCATCGTTTTCTCGGCACACTGCTGCCGCAGTTGCCCGACGGCCACTGGGCGGTCCTCGGCCGGGACGGCTCGTGTACCGGCTCGGAAGGGGTCGAGGAACACCTCGTCGTGGTGGCGCTTTTGCGGGATGGCTCGATCAACACGTACTCGCTCGACGAGTTCGCCGACCGCTTCAGGTGGAAGAACGATCCCGACTCGGTCCGGTTCCTGGGGACCGGGCGGTGA